The genome window CGTAAACTATTATTGGGTATTCCAGCAGGCGCGTTCTTCGTTTCTAGTTTCTCGTCTTTCGTTTTTATTCTTCTAATAACTTAACAATCTCAGCTTCATACTCCGCTCTTTTATCATTATAAAAGCCGACATGCGCTGAAACAGGTTTACCGAGTTTATTAATCATATAACTGCTCGGCATACCTTTAAGTTTAAACTCTTTAGCAATTGCACCTTTAGGATCATAGACAACGGTAAAGTTTGCTGGGTTTTCCTGTAAAAACTCAAGCGCTAATGATTTTTCAACATCAACATTCACGGTAATTACTTTAAAACCTTGGCCAGCATATTTAGCTTCCATAGCATTCATCCATGGAAAAGATTTACGACAAGGAATGCACCAAGAAGCCCAAAAATCTAGATATATAACTTTTCCTTTATTGTCATCCAGTATTTGCTGTAATTGCGCTTTACTATCAGGTATTGCATTACTATTATCTGCGCTGGCAGATACACTTGCTAACAAAAACAATAACGTTAATGTTATTCTACTTACCTGTTTTATACACTGAATGAACATAATGTTATTGCTCAGCTATTACTACTTTTGAACCTTCAGTTTTCTCAGCAGGTGCAACTACATCTTTTGTTTCTAAACCATGCTCAGGATTACGCGCGATCTCAGATTTTTCTTCATTAATCCATTTATCAACGCTCGCCTGATTTTCGCAACGTATTGCTGTTTGGTCATCTCGGTAAAAGCGTAAATTAACACAATCTTGTTCGTAGCGGCGCTCTAATTCTGTACGTTTAATTGGATTGCCCTTGGCATTTACTATTCTACGTTGAAGTTGCGCACACTCGGCTTGCTGCTCAGAACTAAAAGTAATATCTTCGCATGGTTCTTCTTGAATGAATGCACAACCGGCTTGCGATAATAAGACGGTACTAATAAAGGCAATTGTTATTGTTTTCATGAAAAGGCCTCAAAGGTAAAATAAGAAAAGTAAACTTGTGGCTAACATAGCATTTACACCGATATGGAGCAATTTAAAAACCAGATAAATGTAATAAAAATAAGCTACAATTTATTCAGAGAAATTTTATAGGAAAAAAATATGCAAGTTGTCGATTACCAAGCAAAAGATGCCGGTGAAACGTTTGTTGCTTCACTAAGAGAGACAGGCTTTGGTGTACTGGTAAACCACCCAATTAAGAAAGAGTTAGTCGAATCTAT of Thalassotalea fonticola contains these proteins:
- a CDS encoding TlpA disulfide reductase family protein, with translation MFIQCIKQVSRITLTLLFLLASVSASADNSNAIPDSKAQLQQILDDNKGKVIYLDFWASWCIPCRKSFPWMNAMEAKYAGQGFKVITVNVDVEKSLALEFLQENPANFTVVYDPKGAIAKEFKLKGMPSSYMINKLGKPVSAHVGFYNDKRAEYEAEIVKLLEE